A single window of Sporosarcina sp. FSL W7-1349 DNA harbors:
- a CDS encoding helix-turn-helix transcriptional regulator produces the protein MQTVKQIMRHMESLETMKDFRNETLRIFDRYFGLERSIFWLCGKGGVIYDPVVHNIKPVVLKSYVDYVEDDFLLPARVQAKLDKARVLRLEDVVTESDYERSAFYQEFMEPNGNYHEMGVYLVSGNQLVGGISFTAGRRNPFENEVILESVEVISYYVSMKLQTFLQRDPLERLVLTPAEKKVCQLLQKGYTNQEIADVLYVTIHTVKKHLQNIYDKNNLANRTELVARLYERKQAP, from the coding sequence ATGCAGACAGTCAAGCAGATTATGCGTCATATGGAATCGTTGGAAACAATGAAGGATTTCCGGAATGAAACCTTACGTATCTTCGACCGATATTTCGGATTGGAACGGTCCATTTTCTGGCTATGCGGGAAGGGTGGCGTAATCTATGACCCGGTCGTTCATAATATTAAGCCGGTTGTCCTGAAGAGTTACGTAGATTATGTGGAGGATGATTTTCTGCTGCCTGCCCGAGTGCAGGCCAAGCTTGATAAGGCAAGAGTGCTCCGATTGGAGGATGTCGTAACGGAGTCCGATTACGAGAGAAGTGCGTTCTATCAGGAGTTCATGGAACCGAACGGAAACTATCATGAAATGGGCGTCTATTTAGTATCGGGCAATCAGCTTGTCGGCGGTATTTCATTTACAGCAGGCAGGCGCAACCCGTTCGAGAATGAAGTGATCCTTGAGAGTGTCGAAGTGATTTCCTATTATGTATCGATGAAACTGCAAACGTTTTTACAGAGGGACCCGTTGGAACGACTTGTTCTGACTCCGGCTGAGAAGAAGGTCTGCCAGCTTTTGCAGAAAGGGTATACGAACCAAGAAATCGCCGATGTCCTATATGTCACCATCCATACCGTGAAAAAGCATTTACAAAATATATACGACAAAAACAATCTCGCCAACCGCACCGAACTGGTCGCGAGGCTTTATGAACGGAAACAGGCCCCCTGA
- a CDS encoding carbon-nitrogen hydrolase family protein, which produces MTYLNMAIIQMASPSGHPDPEQKKKENLEAMMAYIDQVTFMNPTVDLIAFPELCLNGIEPINWRQMAEPIPGGPSTKALTEKAKEVKKWIAPGSYFELGDDGNVYNTAILISPEGEIELKYRKVFIPYPLEPSHPGKEFPVFEIPNIGKIGFVICADGHYPEAMRNLALKGAEVIIKPTLQGEWIGGLRNHTPVAITRAIENQCFVVSVGQPSPIGMGDSVVVDPEGRIIEQLGVAESFTFVSLNLDEVRRVREAGSCGMFGFLKMLKEFKEAGCNVDECYQAGIENADVYKNLSFPHPKTPDELKKYEKKVELYS; this is translated from the coding sequence ATGACTTACTTGAACATGGCAATTATCCAAATGGCTTCGCCGAGCGGACATCCGGATCCGGAGCAAAAGAAGAAAGAAAATCTGGAGGCGATGATGGCGTATATCGACCAAGTCACCTTCATGAACCCGACAGTCGATCTGATCGCTTTCCCGGAACTTTGCTTGAATGGCATCGAGCCGATCAACTGGCGGCAAATGGCCGAACCAATTCCAGGCGGTCCTTCCACGAAAGCGCTTACGGAGAAGGCGAAGGAAGTGAAGAAGTGGATTGCACCCGGGTCCTATTTCGAATTAGGGGACGACGGCAATGTGTACAATACTGCTATTTTAATTTCCCCCGAAGGTGAAATCGAGTTGAAGTATCGGAAAGTGTTCATCCCGTATCCATTGGAACCTTCCCATCCGGGCAAAGAATTCCCGGTATTCGAAATCCCGAATATTGGCAAGATCGGTTTCGTCATCTGTGCGGACGGCCATTATCCGGAAGCGATGCGGAACCTCGCCTTGAAAGGGGCGGAAGTTATCATCAAACCGACTCTCCAAGGAGAATGGATCGGTGGATTGCGCAACCATACGCCCGTTGCCATCACACGGGCGATTGAAAACCAATGTTTCGTCGTCAGCGTCGGCCAGCCATCACCGATCGGCATGGGCGACTCCGTCGTCGTCGATCCGGAAGGACGCATCATCGAACAGCTTGGTGTTGCGGAATCCTTCACTTTCGTCAGCTTGAATCTGGATGAAGTACGGCGCGTGAGAGAGGCGGGTTCCTGCGGAATGTTCGGCTTCCTGAAAATGTTGAAAGAATTTAAAGAAGCCGGTTGCAACGTCGACGAATGCTACCAGGCAGGCATTGAAAACGCGGATGTCTATAAAAATCTCTCCTTCCCTCACCCGAAAACACCGGACGAGTTGAAAAAGTATGAGAAGAAAGTGGAATTGTATTCTTGA
- a CDS encoding YisL family protein: MNEVTSLDALSSTTHFHVFTWVVGIILFLVAAVMANGTKGKKITHMIARLFYVLIVISGALLFFKYSSANAALYGVKFLLGLLTIGMMEMVLVRGEKGKKTGMFWILFFVFLLATMFIGFYLPVGVSWFANL; encoded by the coding sequence ATGAATGAGGTGACGAGTTTGGACGCATTATCGAGCACGACTCATTTCCATGTGTTCACATGGGTGGTCGGCATCATTTTGTTCCTCGTGGCCGCCGTCATGGCGAACGGGACAAAAGGCAAGAAAATCACGCATATGATTGCAAGGCTGTTCTATGTACTAATTGTAATTTCCGGCGCATTGCTATTCTTCAAGTATTCTAGCGCGAATGCCGCGCTATACGGCGTCAAATTCTTGCTCGGTCTGTTGACGATCGGCATGATGGAAATGGTGCTGGTCCGCGGGGAGAAAGGGAAAAAGACGGGCATGTTCTGGATCTTGTTCTTCGTTTTCCTCCTGGCAACGATGTTTATCGGATTCTACCTTCCGGTTGGAGTTTCGTGGTTCGCTAACTTATAA
- a CDS encoding prolyl oligopeptidase family serine peptidase — protein sequence MIVTDEEWGNVPLLHIVEKELETPDMPVMIFLHGFTSAKEHNLHYAYQMAKRGLRVLLPDAHLHGVRAEDLDEVQLSLRFWEIVLTSLEEVGVLKDELANRGLPAAKVGLGGTSMGGITTLGCLTLYDWIDAAAVMMGAPNYVQLAKAQMAQFERGGFKLPITDEERRNLLDTLARFDLTKHRPALAKRPIFFWHGRNDTTVPYEPTFNFYNAVKSDYADHPEDFEFMTDETAGHAVSRPGMLHAAEWMAFYLKGRP from the coding sequence GTGATTGTAACGGATGAAGAATGGGGAAATGTCCCTTTATTGCATATAGTGGAAAAAGAGTTGGAGACTCCGGATATGCCGGTCATGATCTTCCTGCATGGCTTTACAAGTGCGAAGGAACATAATTTGCACTACGCGTACCAGATGGCTAAAAGAGGGTTGCGAGTCTTGTTGCCGGATGCACATCTCCACGGCGTCCGGGCAGAGGATTTAGACGAAGTGCAACTGAGTTTGCGTTTTTGGGAAATTGTGTTGACGTCGCTTGAAGAAGTGGGCGTCTTGAAGGACGAATTGGCGAACCGGGGTCTGCCTGCTGCGAAGGTCGGGCTTGGAGGGACTTCCATGGGAGGGATCACGACATTGGGTTGCCTCACGCTCTATGATTGGATTGACGCGGCAGCGGTCATGATGGGTGCCCCGAATTACGTCCAACTGGCGAAGGCACAAATGGCCCAGTTCGAAAGGGGCGGCTTTAAACTGCCAATTACGGATGAGGAGCGGCGTAATTTGCTCGATACACTGGCTCGGTTCGATTTGACGAAGCATCGGCCGGCGCTGGCGAAACGTCCGATCTTTTTCTGGCATGGCCGGAATGATACGACTGTCCCTTATGAGCCGACGTTCAATTTCTACAATGCGGTGAAATCGGATTACGCGGATCATCCGGAGGATTTTGAATTCATGACAGATGAAACGGCGGGCCATGCCGTTTCCAGACCGGGGATGCTGCACGCCGCGGAATGGATGGCCTTCTATTTGAAGGGTCGGCCCTGA
- a CDS encoding Cof-type HAD-IIB family hydrolase, translated as MKPHLIVLDLDGTLLTDEKTIPEKTANTLKKAEENGHQVMIATGRPYRASEVYYKQLGLHTPIVNFNGAYVHRPGDLSWKPVHETISLPVVNDVIDAMQDFSFQNIVAEVLDDVYMQRHDEKLLNIFGFGDPRITAGDIRKYLRVEPTSLLIQADSKDVDPIRRHLAEVHAEVIDHRRWGAPFDVIEIVRHGLNKAVGISHVAKWMDIPRDRIIAFGDEDNDLEMIDYAGVGVAMGNAIDRLKTIADEVTLTNNEDGIAHILQERLQLP; from the coding sequence TTGAAACCGCATTTGATCGTCCTCGACTTGGATGGAACACTTCTCACCGATGAAAAAACCATCCCTGAAAAAACAGCAAACACTTTGAAAAAAGCAGAAGAAAACGGGCATCAGGTCATGATTGCAACCGGCCGCCCGTATCGTGCAAGTGAAGTTTATTACAAGCAACTTGGGTTGCACACCCCGATCGTCAATTTCAACGGTGCCTATGTACACCGACCGGGTGACTTGTCGTGGAAGCCGGTCCATGAAACGATCTCACTTCCCGTCGTCAATGATGTCATCGATGCCATGCAGGATTTTTCATTCCAAAATATTGTGGCAGAAGTGCTGGATGACGTCTATATGCAGCGCCATGATGAGAAGCTGCTTAACATTTTCGGCTTCGGGGATCCTCGCATAACAGCAGGCGACATCCGTAAATATTTACGCGTCGAACCGACGAGTTTGCTCATCCAAGCGGACTCCAAGGATGTCGATCCAATCCGTCGACATCTTGCCGAGGTCCACGCAGAAGTCATCGACCATCGCCGGTGGGGCGCCCCATTCGATGTCATCGAAATCGTGCGCCACGGATTGAACAAAGCGGTCGGCATCTCGCACGTCGCGAAATGGATGGATATTCCACGCGACCGGATCATCGCGTTCGGCGATGAGGACAATGATCTCGAAATGATCGACTATGCCGGAGTCGGCGTCGCCATGGGCAATGCGATCGACCGTTTGAAAACGATCGCAGACGAAGTGACATTGACGAATAATGAAGACGGCATCGCCCATATTTTACAGGAACGGCTGCAACTACCTTAA
- a CDS encoding FAD-dependent oxidoreductase, producing MKIVIIGGIAGGSTAASQIRRALPDSDITLFGRDPVFGYGTCGMPYVIGGLIEDKSKIAGPSPEKFGQKRDVVVRLEHDVLSIDRKAKIVFVRNMTTGVTFHEPYDKLILSPGGQARVPKLDVGELPLFTLKSYGQMEEILNFISRKKPKSCAVIGGGFIGIELAENFVHRGIETSVIMRGDRVMDVLDPEISERLEREMQENGITLYQEEEIERVEGKRLILTSGATLEVDFLAATIGIELDTKLAEEAGLAIGPTKAIATNQYMQSSDPDIYVVGDAAEGTDWFTGKPRTVMLSWHAHRESYIAAQHLAGEPLEINGFLGTSITKLFSLTAGMTGHSAKSLEDEGMAFATSVYEGGTNAGYYFDHGWIHLRVHYDRETRRILGAQAVGSKGVDKRIDVIATAILGKLTVDDLAALELCYSPAYSSPKDPVNMIGYKAD from the coding sequence ATGAAAATTGTCATTATAGGAGGCATTGCGGGAGGTTCGACAGCCGCTTCCCAGATCAGACGGGCATTGCCGGATTCGGATATCACCCTGTTCGGACGGGACCCTGTATTCGGGTATGGGACATGCGGCATGCCCTATGTCATTGGCGGGTTGATTGAAGATAAATCAAAAATAGCCGGGCCGTCCCCCGAGAAATTCGGCCAGAAGCGGGATGTCGTTGTGCGCTTGGAGCACGATGTGCTGTCCATCGACCGGAAAGCGAAAATCGTCTTCGTCCGCAATATGACTACGGGGGTCACATTCCATGAACCGTATGACAAGCTCATCCTGTCCCCGGGCGGCCAGGCGCGGGTCCCCAAGTTGGATGTCGGGGAGCTGCCTTTATTCACATTGAAGAGCTATGGACAAATGGAAGAGATTCTGAATTTCATCTCACGTAAAAAACCGAAGTCCTGTGCCGTCATCGGCGGTGGGTTCATCGGCATCGAACTGGCGGAAAACTTCGTCCATCGTGGAATCGAGACATCCGTCATCATGCGGGGCGATCGGGTGATGGACGTGCTGGACCCGGAAATTTCGGAGAGGCTCGAAAGGGAAATGCAGGAAAATGGGATCACGCTTTATCAGGAAGAAGAAATCGAGCGGGTTGAGGGAAAACGGTTGATCCTCACAAGCGGAGCCACGTTGGAAGTCGATTTTCTTGCCGCAACAATTGGGATCGAACTCGATACAAAGTTAGCGGAAGAGGCCGGGCTGGCAATCGGTCCGACAAAGGCCATTGCGACCAACCAATATATGCAAAGTTCGGATCCGGATATTTACGTCGTCGGCGACGCGGCGGAAGGCACCGACTGGTTCACCGGCAAGCCGAGGACGGTCATGCTGTCCTGGCATGCACACCGGGAATCTTATATCGCCGCCCAGCATCTCGCCGGGGAACCACTCGAGATCAACGGTTTCCTAGGGACGTCCATCACGAAATTATTCTCTCTGACGGCGGGGATGACTGGCCATTCCGCCAAAAGTCTGGAAGACGAAGGCATGGCCTTTGCCACTTCCGTCTACGAGGGCGGTACGAACGCCGGCTACTACTTCGACCATGGCTGGATTCACCTGCGCGTCCATTACGATCGGGAAACCCGCCGAATCCTCGGCGCCCAGGCAGTCGGCAGCAAAGGAGTCGACAAGCGGATTGACGTCATCGCCACCGCCATTTTGGGTAAGCTGACCGTCGACGACCTCGCGGCTTTAGAGCTGTGCTACTCCCCTGCCTATTCTTCGCCAAAAGACCCTGTCAACATGATTGGGTACAAGGCAGATTAA
- the rraA gene encoding ribonuclease E activity regulator RraA, producing the protein MSFKTADLCDEFANEVKVCMMEFNSYGKHKRFSGPIETVRVFEDNVLVKEALQTIPEGSVLVVDGGGSKRCALMGDLLGDIAQTRKLAGVIINGCARDTADIGQQEIGVFAIGSHPMKSIKQGKGERNIALNFGDIDWEPGHYVYADEDGVIVAARNLIG; encoded by the coding sequence ATGTCATTCAAAACAGCAGACCTATGCGATGAATTTGCAAATGAAGTGAAAGTTTGCATGATGGAGTTCAATTCGTATGGAAAGCATAAGCGGTTTTCCGGTCCGATTGAGACGGTTCGGGTGTTCGAAGACAATGTTCTAGTCAAAGAAGCGTTGCAGACTATCCCGGAAGGCAGCGTGCTCGTTGTCGATGGGGGCGGGTCGAAACGGTGCGCGCTTATGGGCGATCTGCTCGGTGATATTGCGCAAACGCGGAAACTGGCGGGCGTCATCATCAATGGATGCGCACGAGATACGGCGGATATCGGCCAACAGGAGATTGGCGTGTTCGCAATCGGAAGCCATCCGATGAAAAGCATTAAGCAAGGGAAGGGCGAACGTAATATTGCGTTGAATTTTGGCGATATCGATTGGGAGCCGGGGCATTATGTGTATGCGGATGAGGATGGGGTCATCGTCGCAGCCCGGAACTTGATCGGTTGA
- a CDS encoding metal-sulfur cluster assembly factor — protein MDQDMKDSIMGVLENVIDPELGVDIVNLGLVYDAELDEAGKAIVTMTLTSMGCPMGPQIVANIKQELMELPEVKDVDVNIVWNPPWSRDMMSRYAKMALGVR, from the coding sequence ATGGATCAGGACATGAAAGACAGCATCATGGGCGTTTTGGAAAACGTGATCGACCCGGAGTTGGGAGTCGATATTGTCAATCTGGGACTTGTCTATGACGCAGAGCTCGACGAAGCCGGAAAAGCGATTGTTACGATGACACTTACCTCGATGGGCTGTCCGATGGGCCCGCAAATCGTTGCCAATATTAAACAGGAATTGATGGAGTTGCCTGAAGTGAAAGATGTCGACGTCAACATCGTATGGAATCCGCCTTGGTCGCGTGATATGATGTCGCGTTACGCTAAAATGGCACTCGGAGTTCGCTAA
- a CDS encoding DegV family protein: protein MRIFADSACDLPKTFFEENDVTLIPLRVLVNDQEFDDIVSVDSKEVYKAIREGQHPKTSQASPELLLATWKEFAATGEDGIYIAFSSELSGTHDTAVMMKDQVKATNPNMNLVIIDSKCASLGYGLLVKEAVRLRDAGDDVRTIERKIRFMANHMEHLFTVEDLDYLAKGGRVSKASAFIGGLLNIKPLLHVEGGKLVPIEKHRGRKKVLRRMVDLIAERGTGLDKQLVAISHGDDEAMANEVKATIEEKFHPKSIEIHMIGSAVGAHAGPGTIAVFFLNKLPEN, encoded by the coding sequence ATGAGAATTTTTGCTGACAGCGCCTGTGATTTACCTAAAACATTTTTCGAGGAAAACGATGTGACCCTGATTCCGTTGCGTGTTCTCGTCAACGACCAGGAATTTGACGACATCGTCTCCGTTGATTCCAAAGAAGTGTATAAAGCGATCCGCGAAGGTCAACATCCGAAGACTTCCCAAGCATCGCCGGAACTGCTGCTCGCTACGTGGAAAGAGTTCGCAGCAACGGGCGAAGACGGCATCTATATCGCCTTCTCCTCCGAATTATCCGGAACCCATGATACCGCCGTCATGATGAAAGACCAAGTGAAGGCGACCAATCCGAATATGAACCTCGTTATCATCGACTCCAAATGCGCCTCCCTTGGATACGGCCTTCTTGTTAAAGAAGCGGTCCGCTTACGGGATGCCGGGGATGACGTCCGGACGATCGAACGGAAAATCCGGTTCATGGCGAATCATATGGAACACCTCTTCACCGTGGAAGACTTGGATTATTTGGCGAAAGGCGGCCGGGTTTCAAAGGCGAGCGCGTTCATCGGAGGATTATTGAACATCAAGCCGCTCCTGCATGTCGAAGGGGGCAAACTTGTACCGATCGAAAAACACCGCGGTCGCAAGAAAGTGCTGCGCCGGATGGTCGATCTTATCGCAGAGCGCGGTACCGGACTAGACAAACAACTCGTGGCAATTAGCCACGGAGACGATGAGGCGATGGCCAATGAAGTGAAGGCGACCATCGAAGAGAAGTTCCACCCGAAGTCCATCGAAATCCATATGATCGGGTCTGCGGTCGGCGCCCATGCCGGTCCCGGAACAATCGCCGTATTTTTCTTGAATAAACTGCCGGAAAACTGA
- a CDS encoding alpha-amylase family glycosyl hydrolase: MNRWFGLLTVVLLSVSLAFPSLAGAEKTRTIADESIYDLLVDRFNNANGQNDLDANTQDPQAFNGGDFVGVVDRLQHILDMGFTVISLGPVFETATYDGNEVLDYVKLDPHFGTAEEFNSMIEAVHAKDLKVIADFPMNGVSANHVWANELATLPAADGTMDWDYADPAVRQSIQDAIVGFLNTYDLDGIRLTKIAGMDTAYLNELIAAIKEENSDAYVLANEETDAGFDLAPNTEEMNVLRTSFVSFDADTSPLGIFTNEHRDQLIQLDDLTGPRYTYDIVEARMFPPTRWKLAAAALFTMPGVPLMPYGTEIAVNGGQAPDIHPLMNFKTDMELKDYVADLNSLRNQSETLRTGEFEMLHNEEGFIVYKLSSPDETWIVALNNSAKTANTAISADVIGENKVLRGLLDGDLIRESDDEMFRVVLEREMAEIYIASEDKGFNTPYLIASILVYVLFLGFLFSVWRKGRQKKKEEGSRK, from the coding sequence GTGAATCGATGGTTCGGACTGCTAACAGTAGTGCTGCTCTCAGTATCGCTTGCTTTTCCGTCGCTTGCGGGGGCGGAAAAGACGCGCACGATAGCGGATGAAAGTATATATGACCTGCTGGTGGACCGTTTCAATAATGCCAATGGACAAAATGATTTGGATGCAAATACCCAGGATCCGCAGGCCTTTAACGGTGGCGATTTTGTTGGGGTCGTGGACCGTCTGCAACATATTTTGGATATGGGGTTCACCGTCATCTCCCTTGGCCCGGTTTTCGAAACGGCTACATATGATGGAAATGAAGTGCTGGATTACGTCAAACTCGATCCTCATTTTGGAACTGCGGAAGAGTTCAACTCGATGATTGAGGCAGTTCATGCTAAAGATCTGAAAGTCATTGCGGATTTTCCAATGAATGGAGTAAGTGCCAATCACGTGTGGGCGAATGAACTGGCCACACTTCCGGCTGCAGACGGAACGATGGATTGGGATTATGCCGATCCGGCTGTCCGGCAATCAATCCAGGATGCCATTGTCGGATTTCTTAATACCTATGATCTGGACGGCATCCGCCTGACGAAAATCGCCGGAATGGATACGGCCTATTTGAATGAATTGATCGCAGCCATCAAAGAGGAGAATTCGGATGCTTATGTTCTGGCCAATGAAGAAACGGACGCCGGATTTGATTTGGCGCCGAATACGGAGGAAATGAATGTCCTCCGTACATCCTTTGTTTCGTTCGATGCGGATACGTCACCACTCGGTATCTTTACGAATGAACATCGGGATCAGCTCATTCAACTGGATGATCTGACAGGTCCGCGTTATACGTATGACATTGTGGAAGCGCGTATGTTTCCGCCAACCCGCTGGAAATTGGCGGCTGCCGCATTATTCACCATGCCCGGTGTTCCGCTAATGCCTTATGGAACGGAAATTGCGGTGAATGGGGGTCAAGCGCCGGACATCCATCCGCTCATGAATTTCAAGACGGATATGGAGTTGAAGGATTATGTCGCAGATCTCAACAGCTTGCGCAATCAATCCGAAACGCTTCGGACCGGGGAATTTGAAATGCTGCATAATGAAGAAGGATTCATCGTCTACAAACTCTCGTCACCGGACGAAACGTGGATTGTCGCCTTAAACAATTCGGCGAAAACGGCCAATACGGCCATTTCGGCGGACGTGATTGGGGAGAATAAAGTTCTGCGCGGCTTGCTAGACGGAGATTTGATCCGTGAATCGGATGATGAAATGTTCCGGGTCGTCTTGGAACGAGAAATGGCGGAAATTTATATTGCGAGCGAAGATAAAGGATTCAACACCCCTTATTTGATCGCTTCCATTCTTGTATACGTCCTCTTCCTTGGTTTCCTGTTCTCGGTATGGCGAAAAGGGAGACAGAAGAAAAAAGAAGAAGGATCACGAAAATAA